From Sphingopyxis sp. USTB-05, the proteins below share one genomic window:
- the secF gene encoding protein translocase subunit SecF — protein MRLLKLVPDDTNIDFLRWRKLASFMSFFLVAVSIALVAVKGLNLGVDFVGGQSVRVEFTQAMPPIDEIREKVGDIGLGEATIQQFGSDKAVSIRTALPEGDKDAAERAGQQLVSGIHKAFPTAKTGSVETVSGKVSGELIRTGAISLGLAILGISIYIWIRFEWQFGVGALGRLFHEVSLTFGLFAVTQMQFDLNSVAALLTIVGYSLNDTIVVYDRIRENLKKYRKMEIVPLLNLSINETLSRTVMTTVAMVLALGMLLLFGPDVIFGFTAAMLFGVFIGGYSSVLMSTPVLVWLKVGPHSFVPRTTAGIEGGERVERKDDGAVV, from the coding sequence ATGCGCTTGCTAAAACTCGTTCCTGACGACACCAACATCGATTTCCTGCGCTGGCGAAAGCTCGCCTCGTTCATGAGCTTTTTCCTCGTGGCCGTGTCGATCGCGCTGGTCGCCGTGAAGGGTCTGAACCTTGGCGTCGACTTCGTCGGCGGCCAATCGGTCCGCGTGGAATTCACGCAGGCCATGCCGCCGATCGACGAAATCCGCGAAAAGGTGGGCGATATTGGCCTTGGCGAAGCGACGATCCAGCAGTTCGGATCGGACAAAGCCGTGTCGATCCGTACCGCGCTGCCGGAAGGCGACAAGGACGCGGCCGAACGCGCGGGGCAGCAATTGGTCTCGGGCATTCATAAGGCCTTCCCGACCGCGAAGACCGGTTCGGTCGAAACCGTGTCGGGCAAGGTTTCGGGGGAGTTGATCCGCACCGGTGCGATCAGCCTTGGTCTCGCGATTCTCGGTATCTCCATTTATATCTGGATCCGCTTTGAATGGCAGTTCGGCGTCGGCGCGCTTGGCCGCCTGTTCCATGAGGTATCGCTGACATTCGGCCTGTTCGCCGTGACGCAGATGCAGTTCGACCTGAACAGCGTCGCGGCGTTGCTGACCATCGTCGGCTATTCGCTCAACGACACGATCGTCGTGTACGACCGTATTCGCGAGAATCTGAAAAAATACCGCAAGATGGAGATTGTTCCGCTTCTCAATCTCAGCATCAACGAAACGCTGTCGCGCACGGTGATGACGACGGTTGCGATGGTGTTGGCGCTTGGGATGTTGTTGCTTTTCGGCCCCGACGTGATTTTCGGCTTTACCGCTGCGATGCTGTTCGGGGTGTTCATCGGCGGCTATTCCTCGGTGCTGATGTCGACGCCGGTGCTGGTGTGGCTGAAGGTCGGCCCGCACAGCTTCGTGCCGCGCACGACCGCTGGCATCGAAGGCGGCGAACGCGTCGAACGCAAGGACGACGGCGCGGTCGTCTGA
- the secD gene encoding protein translocase subunit SecD — MLDFPRWKTIGISIILLLGILFSIPSFLPEKTVNSLPSFLQAKVNLGLDLAGGSHLLLEADINDLRKTQLANMEKTVRAAMRGETGPDDDIAIGELSTAGGKISFLVRDLSKLDEARERLFNETRGAQLTGQRDWTVTVVNSTRIEMTPTGAGQAQAVANAMDTARDIIDKRVNALGTREPTIIREGTDRVVVQVPGLQDPAALKELIGKTARLEFRMVDANADPAEAAAGRVPVGSEIVPYAVGEGNGAAFEVLRRQVMISGEQLIDAKQSYDPQNNQPVVSIRFDSGGSNTFAKVTAQSVGKRFAMVLDGKVLSAPSINEPILGGSAQISGSFSVASANALAISLRSGALPVKMTVVEERTVTPELGADSIRKGAIAGIIATVSVLVLMLVVYGRFGVYACVALVFNVFLIIAVMAAFNATLTLPGIAGFVLTIGAAVDANVLINERIREELKRGRKVFQAIELGYSEASRAIFDANVTNVIAAALMFWFGSGPIKGFAVVLTIGIVTSVFTAVTVTRMFVAHWLRTKRPTSINI; from the coding sequence ATGCTCGATTTCCCGCGCTGGAAGACCATCGGCATCAGCATCATCCTGCTGCTTGGTATCCTCTTTTCCATCCCCAGTTTTCTTCCCGAAAAGACGGTCAATAGCCTGCCGTCCTTCCTGCAGGCGAAGGTCAACCTGGGCCTCGACCTTGCCGGCGGCAGCCATTTGCTGCTCGAGGCCGACATCAACGACCTCCGCAAGACGCAGCTCGCGAACATGGAAAAGACCGTGCGCGCAGCGATGCGTGGCGAAACCGGCCCGGACGATGACATCGCGATCGGCGAACTGTCGACCGCGGGCGGCAAGATCAGCTTCCTTGTCCGCGACCTTTCGAAGCTCGACGAAGCGCGCGAACGCTTGTTCAACGAGACGCGCGGTGCGCAGCTGACGGGTCAGCGCGATTGGACGGTCACGGTCGTCAATTCAACGCGGATCGAGATGACTCCGACCGGCGCCGGACAGGCGCAGGCGGTCGCGAACGCGATGGATACCGCGCGCGACATCATCGACAAGCGCGTCAACGCGCTCGGTACGCGCGAACCGACGATCATCCGCGAAGGCACCGACCGCGTCGTGGTGCAGGTCCCCGGTCTGCAGGATCCGGCGGCGCTGAAGGAATTGATCGGCAAGACCGCGCGGCTTGAATTCCGCATGGTCGACGCCAATGCGGACCCCGCCGAGGCGGCCGCGGGCCGCGTGCCCGTGGGCAGCGAAATCGTTCCCTATGCCGTGGGCGAGGGCAACGGCGCGGCGTTCGAAGTGCTGCGCCGTCAGGTGATGATCAGCGGCGAGCAGCTGATCGACGCCAAGCAGAGCTATGATCCGCAGAACAACCAGCCGGTCGTTTCGATCCGGTTCGATTCGGGCGGTTCGAACACCTTTGCCAAGGTTACCGCGCAGAGCGTCGGCAAGCGGTTCGCGATGGTGCTTGACGGCAAGGTGCTGTCGGCGCCGTCGATCAACGAGCCGATCCTTGGCGGCAGCGCGCAGATTTCGGGCAGCTTCAGCGTTGCGAGCGCCAATGCGCTGGCGATTTCGCTGCGTTCGGGTGCGCTGCCGGTGAAGATGACCGTCGTTGAGGAGCGGACGGTGACGCCCGAACTCGGCGCCGACTCGATCCGCAAGGGCGCGATCGCCGGAATCATTGCCACGGTGTCGGTGCTGGTACTGATGCTCGTCGTCTATGGGCGTTTCGGCGTCTATGCCTGCGTCGCGCTGGTCTTTAACGTGTTCCTGATCATCGCGGTCATGGCGGCGTTCAATGCGACGCTGACGTTGCCCGGTATTGCGGGCTTCGTGCTGACGATCGGCGCCGCGGTCGATGCGAACGTGCTGATCAACGAACGCATACGCGAGGAACTGAAACGCGGGCGAAAGGTGTTCCAGGCCATCGAACTCGGCTATTCGGAAGCCAGCCGCGCGATTTTCGATGCGAACGTCACCAACGTCATCGCCGCCGCGTTGATGTTCTGGTTCGGGTCGGGCCCGATCAAGGGCTTTGCGGTGGTCTTGACCATCGGTATCGTAACCAGCGTTTTCACTGCCGTTACCGTCACGCGCATGTTCGTAGCCCATTGGCTGCGGACCAAGCGCCCGACGTCGATCAATATTTAA
- a CDS encoding ABC-F family ATP-binding cassette domain-containing protein — MAAPILSYEGLGLVQGSGWLFQDLDIYVGERDRLALIGRNGAGKTTLLKLLAGQIDADKGKRVIVPGTHVVMLEQEPDFSGFSTLMDFAVAAPNAPEEHEVAAIADQLGIDMSRTAASASGGERRRAALARALAQNPDVLLLDEPTNHLDLAAIDWLESWLARYTGAFVAISHDRTFLTRLTRQTLWLDRGSIRRKEIGFGGFEEWSDAVAAEEARAAQRLDSKLRLEAHWLERGVTARRKRNQGRLEKLKEMRATRAAMIGGPGVAKLGLANDDVRSKSVIVAEGVSKSFGDRTIIKNFDFRVQRGDRIGIVGANGAGKSTLLKLLTGEIQPDEGSITLAPTLDGIIIDQQRSLLSPEKTVRDILSDGGDWIEVRGVKKHIQGYLKEFLFDPGVIEASVGALSGGERSRLLLAREFARESNLLVLDEPTNDLDLETLDLLQEVIADYAGTVLLVSHDRDFLDRTVTVTLGLDGSGKVDIVAGGYADWEAKRVKPNAAKARAAAAAPPPPPTARKKLSYKDQRDYDLLPARIEEIEKEMAAIETELSDGNLFVRDNARFNALTGKLDKLRDEKAAAEDRWLALAEEVEGLQ, encoded by the coding sequence ATGGCAGCACCGATCTTATCTTATGAAGGCCTCGGCCTTGTGCAGGGCAGCGGCTGGCTGTTCCAGGACCTCGACATTTACGTCGGCGAACGCGACCGCCTTGCGCTGATCGGCCGCAACGGCGCGGGCAAGACGACGTTGCTCAAGCTGCTCGCCGGACAGATCGACGCCGACAAGGGCAAGCGCGTGATCGTGCCGGGCACGCATGTCGTCATGCTTGAACAGGAACCCGATTTTTCGGGCTTTTCGACGCTGATGGATTTCGCCGTGGCCGCGCCCAACGCGCCCGAGGAGCATGAGGTCGCCGCGATCGCCGACCAGCTTGGCATCGACATGTCGCGTACCGCAGCCAGCGCCTCGGGCGGCGAGCGCCGCCGTGCCGCGCTAGCTCGCGCCCTCGCACAAAATCCCGACGTGCTATTGCTCGACGAGCCGACCAACCATCTCGACCTCGCCGCGATCGACTGGCTCGAAAGCTGGCTTGCTCGCTACACCGGCGCTTTCGTCGCGATCAGCCATGACCGTACGTTCCTCACGCGCCTGACGCGTCAGACCCTCTGGCTCGACCGCGGCAGCATCCGCCGCAAGGAAATCGGCTTCGGCGGCTTTGAGGAATGGAGCGATGCCGTCGCGGCCGAAGAAGCACGCGCCGCCCAGCGCCTTGATTCGAAACTCCGGCTCGAGGCGCATTGGCTCGAACGCGGCGTCACCGCGCGCCGCAAGCGCAATCAGGGCCGCCTAGAAAAGCTCAAGGAAATGCGCGCCACCCGCGCCGCGATGATCGGCGGGCCCGGCGTCGCCAAGCTCGGCCTCGCCAATGACGACGTCCGTTCGAAATCGGTAATCGTCGCCGAGGGTGTCTCGAAAAGCTTCGGCGACCGCACGATCATCAAGAATTTCGATTTCCGCGTCCAGCGCGGCGACCGCATCGGCATCGTCGGCGCGAACGGCGCGGGCAAGTCGACTTTGCTCAAGCTTCTCACGGGCGAAATTCAGCCCGACGAGGGCAGCATCACCCTCGCCCCGACGCTCGACGGCATCATTATCGACCAGCAGCGCAGCCTGCTTTCGCCGGAAAAGACCGTCCGCGACATCCTCTCGGACGGCGGTGACTGGATCGAGGTGCGCGGCGTCAAAAAGCATATCCAGGGCTATTTGAAAGAATTCCTCTTCGATCCCGGCGTGATCGAGGCCAGCGTTGGCGCGCTGTCGGGCGGCGAACGTTCGCGCCTCCTTCTCGCGCGCGAATTCGCGCGCGAATCGAACCTGCTGGTACTCGACGAGCCCACGAACGACCTCGACCTCGAAACGCTCGACCTGTTGCAGGAAGTCATCGCCGATTATGCCGGCACCGTGCTGCTCGTCAGCCACGACCGCGACTTCCTCGACCGTACGGTCACCGTGACGCTCGGCCTCGATGGATCGGGCAAAGTCGACATCGTTGCGGGCGGCTATGCCGACTGGGAAGCGAAGCGGGTCAAGCCGAACGCCGCCAAAGCCAGGGCGGCCGCCGCGGCGCCGCCGCCGCCACCCACCGCGCGCAAGAAATTGAGCTACAAGGACCAGCGCGACTATGATCTCCTCCCTGCCCGGATCGAGGAAATCGAAAAGGAAATGGCGGCGATCGAGACCGAACTCTCCGACGGCAATCTTTTCGTGCGCGACAATGCGCGGTTCAATGCCCTGACGGGCAAGCTCGACAAGCTGCGCGATGAAAAAGCGGCGGCGGAGGACCGCTGGCTCGCGTTGGCCGAAGAGGTTGAAGGCCTCCAATAG
- a CDS encoding TSUP family transporter, producing MEFAPEIFAFLIGVAFLAGTIDAMAGGGGLLSIPALMAAGVPPVSALATNKLQSTLGTASAFLTFWREGHVDLRRFAWPAAGAFAGSVLGATVVQYVRADFLAALVPLLLIAMGLYFLLAPPMSSIDRHARVGPLGLTLIVTALGFYDGFFGPGTGSFLTLTLVALGGLGLVRAIGNTKFLNLATNIAGLLAMIVGGHVLWLLGLSMAAANVAGNQLGARLAIRFGGRGVRPLLVVMSFALTAKLLADPANPLWTLF from the coding sequence ATGGAATTCGCGCCCGAAATCTTCGCCTTCCTGATCGGCGTCGCCTTTCTCGCCGGAACGATTGACGCGATGGCGGGCGGCGGCGGCCTGCTCAGCATCCCCGCGTTGATGGCAGCAGGAGTTCCGCCGGTTTCCGCGCTTGCAACGAACAAGCTGCAAAGCACCCTCGGCACGGCATCGGCCTTCCTGACCTTCTGGCGCGAGGGGCATGTCGACCTCCGCCGTTTTGCCTGGCCCGCGGCGGGCGCCTTCGCCGGATCGGTGCTCGGCGCGACCGTAGTCCAATATGTCCGCGCCGACTTCCTCGCCGCGCTCGTCCCGCTGCTCCTGATCGCAATGGGCCTTTATTTCCTGCTCGCGCCGCCGATGAGCAGCATCGATCGCCACGCACGCGTTGGCCCACTCGGGCTGACGCTCATCGTGACGGCGCTCGGCTTCTATGACGGCTTCTTCGGCCCCGGCACCGGATCGTTCCTGACGCTGACGCTCGTCGCGCTCGGCGGCCTCGGCCTGGTGCGCGCGATCGGAAATACGAAGTTCCTCAACCTCGCGACGAACATTGCGGGCCTGCTCGCGATGATCGTCGGCGGCCATGTCCTCTGGCTGCTCGGTCTGTCGATGGCCGCCGCCAATGTCGCGGGCAACCAGCTCGGCGCGCGGCTCGCGATCCGTTTCGGCGGACGCGGGGTGCGGCCCTTGCTCGTCGTCATGTCCTTTGCGCTCACCGCAAAGCTGCTCGCCGACCCCGCGAATCCGCTCTGGACGCTTTTTTAG
- a CDS encoding EF-hand domain-containing protein gives MKKLTMIAASFGLAVPAVCAAQPPQDGGRMFAMIDANGDGKLDKAEITKMAEMRAQQQGDPAKASPERVDAFIKFLDANGDGVVDKAELAAKQKARAEPPPPAEEGQP, from the coding sequence ATGAAGAAATTGACGATGATTGCCGCAAGCTTCGGGCTCGCGGTTCCGGCCGTGTGCGCCGCCCAGCCGCCGCAGGATGGCGGCCGCATGTTCGCGATGATCGACGCCAACGGCGACGGCAAGCTCGACAAGGCCGAAATCACCAAGATGGCTGAAATGCGCGCCCAGCAGCAGGGCGATCCGGCCAAGGCGTCGCCGGAAAGGGTCGATGCCTTTATCAAGTTCCTCGATGCCAATGGCGACGGCGTGGTCGACAAGGCGGAACTCGCCGCGAAGCAAAAGGCGCGGGCGGAACCGCCGCCGCCCGCAGAGGAAGGACAGCCCTAA
- a CDS encoding proline racemase family protein, with the protein MTSNREATTIRIVDMHTAGEPVRIVEAGYPPLAGNTILEKRRDALERFDHLRTMLMLEPRGHDGMYGVIPTDPSAPGADLAVLFTHQEGYSTMCGHATIAIGRWAVDTGRVALIDGKASFGLEAPCGVIQVEVETDEDGAARVAFESVQSFANALDRTVEVPGLGAVRVDIAFGGAFYAILPASRIGLSLLETPLTELVRAATAITETIRAGAPIVHPTESDLGFLYGTILTDDVALGARGGRPSYNLCIFADGQIDRSPTGSGVTARIALAAAKGEMTVGDSCEIRGVSGEGFTGTLAVTTGSGLDAVSRVRVSGQAWYSGRSEMIAEPGDRFSAGFTLPRRLSDLDTPV; encoded by the coding sequence ATGACATCGAATCGCGAAGCCACCACCATCCGCATCGTCGACATGCACACTGCCGGCGAACCCGTCCGCATCGTCGAGGCCGGCTATCCCCCGCTCGCCGGCAACACGATTCTTGAAAAGCGCCGCGATGCGCTGGAACGGTTCGACCATCTGCGGACGATGCTGATGCTCGAACCGCGCGGGCATGACGGGATGTACGGCGTGATTCCGACCGATCCCTCAGCGCCGGGCGCCGACCTTGCTGTGCTGTTCACGCATCAGGAGGGATACAGCACGATGTGCGGCCATGCGACGATCGCGATCGGCCGCTGGGCGGTCGACACGGGACGCGTCGCGCTCATCGACGGCAAGGCCAGCTTCGGGCTCGAAGCCCCGTGCGGCGTCATCCAGGTCGAGGTCGAGACGGACGAAGACGGCGCCGCCCGCGTCGCGTTCGAAAGCGTCCAGTCTTTCGCGAATGCCCTCGATCGAACCGTCGAAGTCCCCGGTCTCGGCGCCGTGCGCGTCGACATCGCATTCGGCGGCGCTTTCTACGCGATCCTGCCCGCAAGCCGCATCGGCCTGTCGCTGCTGGAAACGCCGCTGACCGAGTTGGTGCGGGCGGCGACCGCGATCACCGAAACGATCCGCGCCGGTGCCCCGATCGTCCATCCGACCGAGTCGGACCTGGGCTTCCTCTACGGCACGATCCTGACCGACGACGTCGCACTCGGCGCGCGTGGCGGCCGGCCGAGCTATAATCTCTGCATCTTCGCCGACGGACAGATCGACCGTTCGCCGACCGGCAGCGGGGTGACCGCACGGATCGCGCTTGCGGCGGCAAAGGGAGAGATGACGGTCGGCGATAGCTGCGAAATCCGCGGTGTATCGGGCGAAGGCTTCACGGGAACGCTCGCCGTCACGACCGGAAGCGGGCTCGACGCCGTTTCGCGTGTCCGGGTCAGCGGCCAAGCATGGTATTCGGGGCGCAGCGAGATGATCGCCGAACCCGGCGATCGTTTCAGCGCCGGCTTCACGCTCCCGCGCCGCCTGTCCGACCTCGACACGCCGGTGTGA
- a CDS encoding DUF6456 domain-containing protein, with translation MMRHVTVNVAESPVAWLASRGLLTAEQLGAGERLRGDYERAGLSAHVTMRWDAAPPGKNRGGARASDASLARIDAHRRFHAAIDAAGPGLADICWRVICAGEGIGDAEKALGWPARSGKLVLGLALDRLARFYGTG, from the coding sequence ATGATGCGGCATGTAACGGTCAATGTCGCCGAAAGCCCGGTCGCCTGGCTCGCATCGCGCGGGTTGCTCACGGCGGAGCAGCTCGGCGCGGGCGAGCGATTGCGGGGCGACTATGAGCGCGCGGGGCTGTCGGCCCACGTGACGATGCGCTGGGATGCCGCGCCGCCGGGAAAGAACCGCGGCGGCGCACGCGCTTCGGACGCCTCGCTTGCGCGGATCGATGCACATCGGCGTTTTCACGCGGCGATCGATGCCGCAGGGCCGGGTCTCGCCGACATCTGCTGGCGCGTGATCTGCGCGGGCGAGGGAATTGGGGATGCGGAAAAGGCGCTCGGGTGGCCGGCGCGGTCGGGCAAGCTGGTGCTGGGACTGGCGCTCGACCGGCTGGCGCGCTTTTACGGGACGGGGTGA
- a CDS encoding SIMPL domain-containing protein: MTKQMFAVMATGLALMAATPALAQQGGSTVTAATTQGPILTFAISEEVRSRPDQATVGAGVTTTAPTAVEAMRQNAAAMDKLIAAAKARGIKAEDIQTSGINLSPQYDYNNRSDGQPPRFLGYQVSNSVRATTSKIEDIGPLLDALVAAGGTNVDGPWFGMKDPDAQLVGARGTAIKSAEAKAQDYARLAGFRGVELVSISEGGSFGPQPQMPMVRMAMDAGSAKATPVEPGRVANTLTLNFQYRLVK, translated from the coding sequence ATGACGAAGCAAATGTTCGCCGTTATGGCAACCGGACTGGCGCTGATGGCGGCAACGCCCGCGCTTGCGCAGCAGGGAGGTTCGACGGTGACAGCAGCAACGACCCAGGGGCCGATCCTGACCTTCGCCATCAGCGAGGAAGTGCGTTCGCGCCCCGATCAGGCGACCGTTGGCGCCGGCGTGACGACCACCGCACCGACCGCGGTAGAGGCGATGCGTCAGAATGCGGCCGCGATGGACAAGCTGATTGCCGCGGCGAAAGCGCGTGGGATCAAGGCCGAGGATATCCAGACCAGCGGCATCAACCTGTCGCCGCAATATGATTATAACAATCGCAGCGACGGTCAGCCGCCGCGTTTCCTGGGCTATCAGGTGTCGAACAGCGTGCGCGCGACGACGTCGAAGATCGAAGATATCGGGCCGTTGCTCGACGCGCTGGTCGCCGCCGGCGGCACCAATGTCGACGGTCCGTGGTTTGGCATGAAGGATCCCGATGCGCAGTTGGTCGGCGCACGCGGCACCGCGATCAAGTCGGCCGAAGCAAAAGCGCAGGATTATGCGCGTCTCGCCGGTTTCCGCGGCGTCGAGTTGGTGTCGATCAGCGAAGGCGGCAGCTTCGGGCCGCAGCCGCAGATGCCGATGGTGCGCATGGCGATGGACGCCGGTTCGGCGAAGGCAACCCCCGTCGAACCCGGCCGGGTCGCCAACACGCTGACGCTGAATTTCCAGTACCGGTTGGTTAAGTAA
- the yajC gene encoding preprotein translocase subunit YajC, producing MSTQLLLTQAAGSGGGAAGFLMLVPYLLIFAVFWFFLIRPQQVRAKEHRAKVAAVKPRDQVVTGGGIVGKITRVDDDFVDVEIAQGVKIKVVKSTLADVLQPGGKPAND from the coding sequence ATGTCGACGCAATTGCTTCTGACCCAGGCGGCCGGATCGGGCGGCGGGGCTGCCGGTTTCCTGATGCTGGTTCCCTATCTGCTGATCTTCGCGGTTTTCTGGTTCTTCCTGATCCGCCCGCAGCAGGTTCGCGCCAAGGAACATCGCGCCAAGGTTGCAGCGGTAAAGCCGCGCGATCAGGTCGTGACGGGCGGCGGCATCGTCGGCAAGATCACGCGCGTCGACGATGATTTCGTCGATGTCGAAATCGCACAGGGCGTGAAGATCAAGGTCGTGAAGTCGACCCTGGCCGACGTTCTGCAGCCCGGTGGCAAGCCCGCCAACGACTGA
- a CDS encoding glycosyltransferase has translation MTAPLRVLSIATLFPDAARPNFGLFVEKSLRALAAQPGIDLTIVAPVGLPPFPLSLHKRYRALRSLPRSEQWNGLSVVRPRFTLIPRYGARRNPAKVARAVLSAVRGQQFDVADAQFFYPDGPAAMQVAEALGIPFSAKARGADISHFGHDPATRSQVIEAGTKAAGLLAVSEAMRDDMAAIGIDTARTTVHYTGIDTARFHPGDRATARAAISMGDAPAILTVGALIPRKGQSLVIEALPALPGVHYWLAGAGEEESRYRALAQKLGVEGRVYFMGPVANADLPRLYRAADAVVMPSASEGLANAWVEALACGTPIVISNAGGAAELVTSPVAGRIVDRTPEAIAEAVRAILANPPQPSEVAATLDGRFDWDRNGCELAAHLRRCARL, from the coding sequence ATGACGGCCCCCCTGCGCGTCCTGTCGATCGCCACGCTCTTTCCCGACGCGGCACGGCCGAACTTCGGCCTGTTCGTCGAGAAGAGCCTCCGCGCGCTCGCGGCGCAGCCGGGGATCGACCTCACCATCGTCGCCCCCGTCGGCCTGCCGCCCTTCCCGCTTTCGCTCCACAAGCGCTATCGCGCGCTGCGCAGCCTTCCGCGCTCCGAACAGTGGAACGGTCTCTCCGTCGTGCGTCCACGCTTCACCCTGATTCCGCGCTACGGCGCGCGCCGTAATCCGGCGAAGGTCGCCCGCGCGGTCCTTTCTGCCGTGCGAGGGCAACAGTTCGACGTTGCCGATGCCCAATTCTTCTACCCCGACGGTCCCGCCGCGATGCAGGTCGCCGAAGCGCTGGGCATTCCCTTTTCGGCGAAGGCCCGCGGCGCCGATATCAGCCACTTCGGCCATGATCCTGCCACCCGGTCGCAGGTGATCGAAGCGGGCACGAAGGCGGCCGGACTACTCGCGGTATCCGAAGCGATGCGCGACGACATGGCCGCGATCGGCATCGATACGGCAAGAACCACGGTCCACTACACCGGCATCGACACCGCGCGCTTTCACCCCGGCGACCGCGCCACCGCGCGCGCCGCGATCAGCATGGGCGACGCCCCCGCCATTCTTACCGTTGGCGCGCTGATCCCGCGTAAGGGCCAATCGCTCGTGATCGAGGCCCTACCCGCGCTGCCCGGCGTCCACTATTGGCTCGCCGGCGCCGGCGAAGAGGAAAGCCGTTACCGCGCGCTCGCGCAGAAGCTGGGCGTCGAAGGGCGCGTATATTTCATGGGCCCCGTAGCGAACGCCGACCTCCCCCGGCTCTATCGCGCCGCCGATGCCGTCGTCATGCCGTCGGCGAGCGAAGGCCTCGCAAATGCCTGGGTGGAAGCTCTCGCGTGTGGAACCCCCATCGTGATCAGCAACGCGGGCGGCGCCGCCGAACTGGTCACATCGCCCGTCGCGGGCCGCATTGTCGACCGCACCCCCGAAGCGATTGCCGAAGCGGTGCGCGCGATCCTCGCAAACCCGCCCCAGCCGTCCGAGGTCGCAGCCACCCTCGATGGCCGCTTCGACTGGGATCGCAACGGTTGCGAACTCGCTGCGCATCTCCGCCGCTGCGCGCGTCTCTAG
- a CDS encoding helix-turn-helix domain-containing protein, which produces MINSIRSVRRAKGLTLEEVGQRCVPPTTAQTIGRLETGTRTLSLGWMNRIAAALGVDAAELVQLPQDAQLTITALLGAEGALAPTRVEQALTARPGEDMVAVRVTSSIGDYRAGDEIWCRRIEGDWGSMLNRDLLVPRPAGRFFFARLLNVDGEKLHLLPLGTGQRQQVVNNPPWAAVAVRLLRTL; this is translated from the coding sequence ATGATCAACAGCATCCGCTCGGTCCGCCGCGCCAAGGGTCTGACGCTCGAAGAGGTCGGCCAGCGCTGCGTTCCGCCGACCACCGCCCAGACTATCGGCCGCCTCGAAACGGGCACCCGCACGCTGTCGCTCGGCTGGATGAACCGTATCGCCGCAGCGCTTGGCGTCGATGCTGCAGAGCTCGTCCAGTTGCCGCAGGATGCGCAGCTTACGATCACGGCGCTTCTCGGCGCAGAGGGCGCGCTGGCGCCCACCCGCGTCGAACAGGCGCTGACCGCGCGCCCGGGTGAGGATATGGTCGCAGTCCGCGTCACCTCGTCGATAGGCGACTATCGCGCGGGAGACGAAATCTGGTGTCGCCGGATCGAGGGGGACTGGGGCAGCATGCTCAACCGCGACCTTCTCGTCCCCCGCCCCGCCGGCCGCTTCTTCTTCGCGCGCCTGCTCAACGTCGACGGCGAAAAACTCCACCTGCTTCCGCTCGGCACCGGCCAGCGGCAGCAGGTCGTCAACAACCCACCTTGGGCCGCGGTCGCCGTCCGGTTGCTGCGCACACTCTAA
- a CDS encoding sulfite exporter TauE/SafE family protein codes for MQAGLLIVAAAFLTSILSGIFGMAGGLVFMGVLAWILPVTTALALHGVIQFASNAWRVVLHRAHVAWPVLIWFGIGAAASIGFFSLVIFTPTKFYVFLGLGLMPILVWLPERWLALDATNRWHALGGGFVSTGLALVSGVSGPVTDLLFIHTRLGRHQVVATKAVMQAIGHASKILVYGALLLSASAREIMPLSVTAVAVLASMAGIMVGGAILDRISDAHFRASRRWIVTIIGATFLYQAIQIALA; via the coding sequence ATGCAGGCAGGCCTTTTGATCGTCGCCGCCGCATTTCTGACTTCCATTCTTTCGGGCATTTTCGGCATGGCGGGCGGGCTCGTCTTCATGGGCGTGCTCGCGTGGATACTGCCCGTCACGACGGCCCTCGCCCTTCACGGCGTCATCCAATTCGCATCGAACGCCTGGCGCGTCGTGCTGCACCGCGCGCATGTTGCATGGCCGGTGCTGATCTGGTTTGGCATCGGGGCGGCGGCCTCGATCGGCTTTTTCTCGCTGGTGATCTTCACGCCGACCAAATTTTACGTTTTCCTCGGGCTCGGCCTGATGCCGATCCTCGTCTGGCTGCCCGAACGCTGGCTGGCGCTCGACGCGACCAATCGCTGGCACGCACTCGGCGGCGGCTTCGTCTCGACCGGGCTCGCGCTCGTCTCGGGCGTGTCGGGCCCGGTTACCGACCTTCTGTTCATCCATACCAGGCTGGGCCGGCATCAGGTCGTCGCGACAAAGGCGGTCATGCAGGCGATCGGGCACGCATCGAAAATCCTTGTCTATGGCGCGCTGTTGCTCAGCGCTTCGGCGCGCGAAATCATGCCGCTGTCCGTAACCGCCGTCGCCGTTCTTGCGTCGATGGCGGGAATCATGGTCGGCGGCGCCATCCTCGACCGCATCAGCGACGCGCATTTTCGTGCCAGCCGCCGCTGGATCGTCACGATCATCGGCGCCACCTTTTTGTATCAGGCGATCCAGATCGCGCTTGCCTGA